The window ATCCACCCTTGCCTCAGTTCCCACACATTGAATACCAGCCCCCTCCAACTCTCAATAACATTGCCAAAACTGAAGCAGTTCCTGAGACTGATGTTTCCATCTTCAAGTTAACCCGTGACCAAATCAATGCCTTGAAAGCCAAGTCTAAGGAAGATGGAAATACCGTAAATTACAGCTCCTATGAAATGTTAGCAGGACATGTATGGCGCTCTACTTGTATGGCACGAGGACTTGAAGAAGATCAAGGAAGCAAGTTGTATATAGCAACCGATGGGCGTTTTAGGCTTAGGCCTACTCTTCCCCCAGGCTACTTTGGTAATGTGATATTTACTGCCACTCCAATTGCAGTGGCTGGTGATCTAAAGTCCAAGCCCATATGGTATGCTGCAAGTAAAATTCATGATGCATTGGCTCGGATGGACAATGACTACTTAAGATCAGCTCTCGATTACTTGGAATTACAGCCCGACCTAAAGGCTCTTGTTCGTGGTGCACATACTTTTAGGTGCCCAAATCTTGGGATCACTAGTTGGGTTAGGCTGCCTATACACGACGCAGATTTTGGCTGGGGTAGACCGATATTTATGGGACCTGGTGGTATTGCTTATGAAGGGTTAAGCTTTATATTGCCAAGTCCTACCAATGATGGGAGTCTATCCGTTGCTATCTCGCTGCAAGCAGACCACATGAAACTTTTCGAGAAATATTTGTATGACATTTGAAAGAAATGAATCTCTTGAGAATGTTTGTGCTTGCTTCTATTGGGGTTTATAATGCCAGAAATGTAAAAGAGACCTTCCCTTTCCATTGGAGATTAATTTTCTAATATCTCTTTTTCTCCCTTTTCCTCAAAGGAGCATGAGTCATGTACTTATGTTTATAAAGAACATTAGTTCTATTTCTGCTTATTTGTGGCCTAGATTTAATTCTCAAAGCTCAACTGCTAGTGCTTTTATCTCAGTAACCTGTaccaaatatatttaaaactagAGTATGGGATGGATTTACTGAAACTAACTACAACTACAACAAACCCAGTCGGTGGAGTCCCACATGTAGGgtatgggaagggtagtgtgtatgcagactttACCTCTACTCTAGGGAGGTAGAaaggttgtttctgatagaccctcgactcaagaaagATGAAATGAAACAATAAATGTAAGCAAAAATTAACAAATAATGCATCAATAATCTTAGAAAACTTGTTAAGTAAGATTGTTCACTTATAGAAATTCAAATTTACAGACATAAAGCCATGCGATCACTAAGGAAAAAAAGTTAAGATAACTCACAAAAGGAAGGAAAGACTTGAGATGCTGTGAAATTTTCATTGAATGAAAAAGAGCAAAACA is drawn from Nicotiana tomentosiformis chromosome 12, ASM39032v3, whole genome shotgun sequence and contains these coding sequences:
- the LOC104117432 gene encoding shikimate O-hydroxycinnamoyltransferase-like isoform X1, whose protein sequence is MLLKTRIMKIVVKELTMVKPATDTPQTNLWNSNVDLVVPNFHTPSVYFYRPLSGASNFFDSNVLKEALSKALVPFYPMAGRLKKDEDGRIEIECRGQGVLFVEAESDGTVDDFGDFAPTLELRRLIPAVDYTQGIHSYALLVLQITHFKCGGVSLGVGMQHHAADGFSGLHFINAWSDMARGIDLTIPTFIDRTLLRARDPPLPQFPHIEYQPPPTLNNIAKTEAVPETDVSIFKLTRDQINALKAKSKEDGNTVNYSSYEMLAGHVWRSTCMARGLEEDQGSKLYIATDGRFRLRPTLPPGYFGNVIFTATPIAVAGDLKSKPIWYAASKIHDALARMDNDYLRSALDYLELQPDLKALVRGAHTFRCPNLGITSWVRLPIHDADFGWGRPIFMGPGGIAYEGLSFILPSPTNDGSLSVAISLQADHMKLFEKYLYDI
- the LOC104117432 gene encoding shikimate O-hydroxycinnamoyltransferase-like isoform X2, which encodes MKIVVKELTMVKPATDTPQTNLWNSNVDLVVPNFHTPSVYFYRPLSGASNFFDSNVLKEALSKALVPFYPMAGRLKKDEDGRIEIECRGQGVLFVEAESDGTVDDFGDFAPTLELRRLIPAVDYTQGIHSYALLVLQITHFKCGGVSLGVGMQHHAADGFSGLHFINAWSDMARGIDLTIPTFIDRTLLRARDPPLPQFPHIEYQPPPTLNNIAKTEAVPETDVSIFKLTRDQINALKAKSKEDGNTVNYSSYEMLAGHVWRSTCMARGLEEDQGSKLYIATDGRFRLRPTLPPGYFGNVIFTATPIAVAGDLKSKPIWYAASKIHDALARMDNDYLRSALDYLELQPDLKALVRGAHTFRCPNLGITSWVRLPIHDADFGWGRPIFMGPGGIAYEGLSFILPSPTNDGSLSVAISLQADHMKLFEKYLYDI